One stretch of Podospora bellae-mahoneyi strain CBS 112042 chromosome 2, whole genome shotgun sequence DNA includes these proteins:
- a CDS encoding hypothetical protein (EggNog:ENOG503NUP4; BUSCO:EOG09260H6E; COG:S), translating to MFWTFSRAQDCKKPAARLLQLNPDNPASHTIRHGEPIRHTPKHSLHHRIFSSIRPTAATQDRHVHCHQQLAREWHSRPTPTPSSPSRLRHLVGADSDYPHFHLCNALFLHLRPTINYIPGIFLRAKMREVNFSIPNVNKASVGITTALYDRRALDCTSTLPLINSLNHLAYLTTSSARIRDILTVDGGIERLVCILKQGRSKDMMDMWKWNLAFQCVVNIGVRGTEAVRTRVVEADMVPVIATILDNYIKVIENVRAKAEEAKHKDRHHHHRVGGSSRAHKSSSFSSRSGALETFRRQAPPPSIDVSAPFAGPSTTVIQSNSEATPTAPQFQVTPPADRTPLAGHHPHHHHTSRTHEARPPMALTPNVILAPSVPSMDAADGFVRPTRDADRLVGIVPLPFARPPLTSQPASPTTPLPPPQIRSPTVRPATMLTAAARSRQRPSIRHQHSTAAESDDMNAESVASDETPDTEMSETAEIQPAVGIQDIAMEDGEGMMTGTAMELTTPTVSETQEAGTFNITHQGPVDGSIVTNPTPAPVPAIGLSPNRPTMVSPQQPSMPNATVPRYLLNRQVTPNPQMLAAMPREEDVLMSLQLLAYVSKYCNLRKYFQKSHLVPKLKIGKEIQLLDGADPAALEAELEEEDETCEEEYLLPNDLNIFPLVEKFTVRYHSTDMQYWAGVVMRNLCRKDDTRGGIRQCAYYQCGKWEEYTRQFAKCRRCRRTKYCSKECQKSAWAFHRHWCIAATQ from the exons ATGTTCTGGACATTCTCCAGGGCCCAAGACTGCAAAAAACCAGCAGCTCGCCTGCTCCAACTGAACCCAGACAACCCAGCCTCTCACACCATCAGGCACGGCGAGCCCATCCGTCACACACCCAAACACTCTCTCCATCACCGAATCTTCAGCAGCATTCGACCGACTGCTGCAACCCAAGACCGCCACGTCCATTGCCATCAACAGCTTGCCCGTGAGTGGCACAGCAGACCGACACcgacaccatcctctccatcgCGGCTGAGGCATTTGGTCGGCGCTGACTCTGATTATCCTCATTTTCATCTCTGCAACGCCCTTTTTCTGCATTTGCGGCCTACCATCAACTATATACCTGGGATATTTCT GCGAGCCAAGATGAGGGAAGTCAACTTCAGCATACCCAATGTCAACAAGGCGTCGGTGGGCATTACCACCGCCCTTTACGACCGACGCGCCCTCGATTGCACGTCGACCCTGCCCCTGATTAACTCACTCAACCATCTCGCTTACCTCACAACCTCGTCGGCTCGCATCCGCGACATCTTGACCGTCGATGGCGGCATCGAAAGGTTGGTCTGCATCCTGAAGCAGGGTCGCAGCAAAGACATGATGGACATGTGGAAGTGGAATCTGGCTTTCCAATGTGTCGTCAACATAGGCGTTAGGGGCACAGAAGCTGTTCGGActcgggtggtggaggctgaCATGGTCCCCGTGATTGCCACAATCCTCGACAACTACATCAAAGTCATTGAAAACGTACGGGCAAaggccgaggaagccaagcacaaggaccgccatcatcatcaccgggTTGGTGGCAGCAGCCGGGCGCACAAATCCTCCAGTTTCTCATCAAGATCCGGCGCATTGGAGACTTTCAGAAGACAAGCGCCACCACCGTCAATTGACGTGTCTGCCCCGTTCGCCGGCCCTTCCACCACAGTCATACAGTCCAATTCTGAGGCCACACCCACTGCTCCGCAATTCCAGGTAACGCCACCAGCCGATCGGACGCCTTTGGCGggacaccacccccatcaccatcacacgAGCAGGACGCACGAGGCTCGCCCACCTATGGCTCTCACGCCCAACGTGATCCTTGCCCCGTCCGTACCATCGATGGATGCCGCCGATGGATTTGTCAGGCCGACACGGGATGCGGATCGCTTGGTTGGAATCGTACCGCTGCCATTTGCTCGGCCTCCCTTGACATCTCAGCCGGCGTCACCCACCACTCCACTTCCGCCACCGCAGATTCGTTCTCCTACCGTGCGACCTGCCACCATGCTCACCGCCGCTGCTCGGTCTCGCCAACGACCATCTATCCGCCATCAGCACTCGACAGCTGCCGAGTCGGATGATATGAATGCTGAAAGTGTTGCATCGGATGAAACGCCCGATACTGAGATGTCTGAGACGGCCGAAATCCAACCGGCCGTAGGAATTCAGGACATTGCCatggaggatggcgagggtaTGATGACTGGCACCGCCATGGAACTGACAACTCCCACGGTATCCGAGACTCAGGAAGCCGGCACTTTCAACATCACACATCAAGGGCCGGTAGACGGCAGCATTGTCACCAACCCGACCCCGGCGCCAGTTCCTGCAATTGGCTTGTCGCCAAACAGACCGACGATGGTTAGCCCACAGCAGCCATCGATGCCAAACGCGACAGTGCCTCGTTACCTGCTCAATCGTCAAGTCACACCAAATCCACAAATGCTTGCCGCTATGCCCAGGGAAGAAGACGTTTTGATGTCTCTCCAACTGCTCGCCTACGTTTCCAAATACTGCAATCTCCGAAAGTACTTCCAAAAAAGTCACCTGGTTCCTAAGCTCAAGATTGGCAAGGAAATTCAACTTCTTGATGGAGCCGATCCGGCAGCCCTcgaggccgagctcgaggaggaagacgagacATGTGAAGAGGAATACCTACTGCCCAATGACCTCAACATCTTCCCCTTGGTGGAAAAGTTCACGGTCCGGTACCACAGCACCGATATGCAATACTGGGCCGGGGTAGTTATGAGAAACCTGTGCCGGAAGGACGACACCCGCGGCGGCATCCGACAATGTGCCTACTACCAGTGCGGGAAATGGGAAGAGTACACGCGGCAATTTGCTAAATGCCGCCGCTGTCGTCGAACCAAGTACTGCAGCAAAGAATGCCAAAAGAGCGCCTGGGCCTTTCACCGGCACTGGTGCATTGCCGCCACGCAATAA
- a CDS encoding hypothetical protein (EggNog:ENOG503P3IR): MDESSSVTGAGADTPSSVPTRPAPGRKRSSSGAGGLLSKLPFMRNSGEHRPRSRRNTNETEITTFPPTPSFISIPADTPPRHAGAPNAAPPPLPHIIQYQTQQPQSLKTRRRRGSLRKVALLGRGAQREKRDRGLTIDTKLNVYGEPNGTPIQVTAGTAPTSVTSNTLHLQNNSGILKNSINTSTPYGLGISDLTPRPSMDGYASRSGSQPSDPDATPTAALAPINANTPSSRTNITDSRSPSISYSTTDDEDSLHMAVPTGPGSSTSNLSSTSSSVNLLRPERASVSSASGSESYFLNLPHSPHSPPRPLGIGSSTSGSSILPSIQRRRGTVQRAKSPLALTSLAGLSTTPLPQPDSDWDYSETEWWGWVVLIVTWTVFVIGMGSCLGVWSWAWDVGTTPYAPPELEDDPTLPIVGYYPALIILSCVMAWVWVVVAWVGMKYFRHARVSGD; the protein is encoded by the coding sequence ATGGACGAGTCGTCATCGGTCACAGGCGCCGGCGCCGATACGCCATCTTCCGTCCCAACTCGTCCAGCGCCCGGTCGCAAGCGCAGCAGCTCTGGCGCTGGAGGCTTGCTTTCGAAACTACCTTTTATGCGAAACTCGGGCGAACACCGCCCACGATCCCGCCGCAACACCAACGAGACCGAGATCACAACATTTCCTCCCACGCCCTCTTTCATTTCCATACCGGCCGACACTCCTCCACGCCACGCGGGTGCGCCCAACGCTGCGCCCCCGCCGTTGCCTCACATTATCCAATATCAAACCCAGCAGCCGCAATCGCTAAAAACACGACGACGTAGAGGATCGTTGCGAAAGGTTGCCCTGTTGGGGCGGGGTGCTCAAAGAGAAAAGCGGGATCGTGGACTAACAATCGACACAAAATTGAACGTCTATGGCGAACCAAACGGGACACCAATCCAAGTCACAGCCGGCACCGCGCCGACCTCGGTAACATCAAACACATTACACCTCCAGAATAATAGCGGTATCTTGAAGAATTCTATTAATACATCTACACCGTACGGTCTGGGAATATCAGACCTCACACCCCGACCCAGCATGGACGGATATGCCAGCCGAAGTGGTTCCCAACCGTCCGATCCAGACGCAACCCCCACTGCCGCATTGGCCCCTATAAATGCCAACACGCCCAGCTCAAGAACTAACATCACCGActcaagaagcccaagtATAAGCTACAGCACCACAGACGATGAAGACTCCCTCCACATGGCCGTCCCCACCGGGCCGGGTTCATCAACCTCGAACctctcgtccacctcctcctccgttaacctcctccgcccggAAAGAGCCTCtgtctcctccgcctcgggGTCAGAATCTTActttctcaacctcccccattCTCCCCACAGCCCTCCCCGACCGTTGGGCATCGGATCATCCACCTCAGGCTCATCAATCCTCCCATCAATCCAACGCCGTCGCGGCACGGTTCAGCGAGCGAAGTCACCACTGGCACTCACCTCTCTGGCAGGGCTATCAACGACACCCTTGCCACAACCAGACTCAGACTGGGACTATTCCGAGACGGagtggtggggttgggtggtgttgattgtGACGTGGACGGTGTTTGtgattgggatggggagctgcttgggggtttggagCTGGGCGTGGGATGTGGGGACTACACCGTATGCGCCGCCtgagttggaggatgatcCGACGTTGCCGATTGTGGGGTATTATCCTGCGCTGATAATACTTAGTTGTGTGATGGCCtgggtttgggtggtggttgcgtGGGTGGGGATGAAGTATTTTAGGCATGCTAGGGTTAGTGGGGATTaa